The Saccharomonospora cyanea NA-134 genome includes a region encoding these proteins:
- a CDS encoding ABC-2 transporter permease: protein MIWLTWRQLRVGALSVLVSVVVIAVVLLVADHTTGHIDLASTGPLFSTSALLVYALPAVIGVFWGVPTVTRELENGTHNLVWNQTVTRSRWLAAKLGVGVPVAMVVAGLLSLVVSRWAAPVDALRSEWLSGGFLPSRMEPLLFGARGIVPVGYAVFAFVLGVAIGMLLRRTVPAMAVTLVLFAAVQVAVPLFARPHVLPATEETVAITASNIWQIRADEDGVLESLTVTEPAGAWVLANETVDRAGNTVSPLPAAMRDCLPPPPGEYDEAPSRRSIAECVSGLSGLGYRQHLSYQPAGHFWPLQWAETALFLVLSASLTWFCFRRLHRLA from the coding sequence ATGATCTGGTTGACCTGGCGCCAGTTACGGGTGGGCGCGCTGTCGGTGCTCGTCTCGGTGGTCGTGATCGCGGTGGTACTCCTGGTGGCAGACCACACGACCGGCCACATCGACCTCGCCAGCACGGGCCCGCTGTTCTCCACCAGCGCGCTCCTGGTGTACGCGCTGCCTGCCGTCATCGGTGTCTTCTGGGGTGTTCCCACGGTGACGCGTGAACTGGAGAACGGCACACACAACCTGGTCTGGAACCAGACCGTCACCCGAAGCCGCTGGCTCGCGGCCAAGCTGGGTGTGGGGGTCCCGGTCGCCATGGTGGTGGCGGGGCTGTTGAGCCTGGTGGTCAGCCGGTGGGCGGCTCCGGTCGACGCGCTACGAAGTGAGTGGCTCAGCGGCGGCTTCCTCCCGTCGCGGATGGAACCGTTGCTGTTCGGGGCTCGCGGGATCGTCCCCGTCGGTTACGCGGTCTTCGCCTTCGTGCTCGGGGTCGCGATCGGAATGCTCCTGCGGCGCACCGTGCCGGCGATGGCGGTCACGCTGGTCCTGTTCGCCGCCGTGCAGGTGGCGGTCCCACTGTTCGCACGGCCACACGTTCTGCCCGCGACAGAGGAAACGGTCGCCATCACGGCGTCCAACATCTGGCAGATCAGGGCGGACGAGGACGGCGTGCTCGAATCGCTGACCGTGACCGAACCCGCCGGTGCGTGGGTGCTCGCCAACGAGACGGTGGACCGGGCGGGCAACACGGTCAGCCCGCTGCCTGCGGCCATGCGGGACTGCCTGCCACCGCCACCAGGCGAGTACGACGAGGCCCCAAGCCGTCGCAGCATCGCCGAGTGTGTTTCGGGCCTGTCCGGCCTCGGCTACCGCCAGCACCTCAGCTACCAACCGGCCGGTCATTTCTGGCCCCTCCAGTGGGCGGAAACGGCACTGTTCCTCGTGTTGTCGGCCTCGCTCACGTGGTTCTGCTTCCGGCGGCTACACCGCCTGGCCTGA
- a CDS encoding alpha/beta hydrolase family protein has protein sequence MRGLAVVTAITALTAITVALSATPASAGPADTELRLPDPTGRHPVGTTSLHLTDTSRPDPWVPSKDHRELMVSLFYPASSAHGPTKQYMTARESQLLLESDGITGVPPDVLTTVRTHAVVGARPAGRPHSLPLVVLSPGFKKPRATLSTLGEDLASHGYVVAVVDHTYENVATTFPDGRVTTCEACGEYVPEFWRKLERGRAADVSFVLDELTGPRSRWCGAHLIDRSRIAMGGHSVGGASALQAMHADSRIRAGIDVDGMLHNPVADTGLSRPVLLLGRQNTYTPGIPDEAVESWEESWPRLTGWKRWLLVAGMEHASFTDVGVVGEQLGLDLGADTEAERGAAITRTYMRAFFDLHLRGEPQPLLDHPSPSYPEVSFADPAAG, from the coding sequence ATGCGCGGCCTCGCCGTCGTCACCGCCATCACCGCCCTCACTGCCATCACCGTTGCCCTGTCCGCGACACCGGCCTCGGCCGGACCCGCCGACACCGAGCTCCGGCTGCCCGACCCGACCGGACGGCACCCGGTCGGTACGACCTCGCTCCACCTCACCGACACGTCGCGTCCCGACCCGTGGGTTCCGTCGAAGGACCACCGGGAACTGATGGTCTCCCTCTTCTACCCGGCTTCGTCGGCGCACGGACCGACGAAGCAGTACATGACGGCGAGAGAGTCACAGCTCCTGCTGGAGAGTGACGGGATCACCGGTGTGCCGCCCGACGTGCTCACCACGGTGCGGACGCATGCGGTCGTCGGCGCGCGACCGGCCGGGCGTCCACACAGCCTGCCGCTGGTCGTCCTGTCGCCCGGTTTCAAGAAGCCACGGGCGACGCTCAGCACGCTGGGCGAGGACCTCGCGAGCCACGGCTACGTCGTCGCGGTCGTCGACCACACCTACGAGAACGTGGCGACCACCTTCCCCGACGGGCGCGTCACCACCTGTGAGGCCTGCGGCGAGTACGTCCCGGAGTTCTGGCGGAAGCTGGAGCGGGGCCGCGCCGCCGACGTGTCGTTCGTCCTCGACGAACTGACCGGCCCCCGATCCCGCTGGTGCGGTGCGCACCTGATCGACCGGTCGCGCATCGCCATGGGCGGTCACTCCGTCGGCGGAGCGAGCGCGCTCCAGGCCATGCACGCCGATTCCCGGATCAGGGCGGGGATCGACGTCGACGGGATGCTCCACAACCCGGTCGCCGACACGGGGCTGTCCCGTCCGGTCCTGCTCCTGGGCAGGCAGAACACCTACACCCCGGGCATCCCGGACGAAGCGGTGGAGTCCTGGGAGGAGAGCTGGCCCCGGCTGACCGGCTGGAAGCGGTGGCTGCTGGTGGCGGGCATGGAACACGCGTCGTTCACCGACGTCGGAGTCGTCGGTGAACAGCTCGGGCTCGACCTCGGAGCGGACACCGAGGCGGAGCGCGGCGCGGCGATCACCCGGACCTACATGAGAGCCTTCTTCGACCTGCATCTGCGCGGCGAACCGCAACCCCTGCTGGACCACCCTTCGCCGAGTTACCCGGAAGTGAGCTTCGCCGACCCGGCGGCTGGGTGA
- a CDS encoding Fur family transcriptional regulator codes for MAIIDAPALLRGAALRVTRPRVAVLTMVAANPHSDTDTIATAVRRELGSVSTQAVYDVLRALTDVGLVRRIEPAGSPARFETRVGDNHHHLVCRECGSIADVNCVVGEAPCLHAENPEGFAVDEAEVTFWGTCPACLAHDE; via the coding sequence GTGGCAATCATCGACGCCCCCGCCCTGCTACGGGGGGCAGCACTGCGGGTGACCCGTCCGAGGGTCGCCGTGCTGACGATGGTCGCGGCCAACCCCCACTCGGACACCGACACCATCGCAACAGCCGTCCGCCGTGAGCTTGGTTCGGTGTCGACCCAGGCCGTCTACGACGTCCTGCGCGCGCTGACCGACGTTGGTCTGGTCCGCCGTATCGAACCGGCCGGGTCGCCCGCCCGGTTCGAGACCCGTGTGGGGGACAACCATCACCACCTGGTCTGCCGCGAATGCGGTTCCATTGCCGACGTCAACTGCGTGGTGGGTGAGGCTCCCTGCCTCCACGCCGAGAACCCGGAAGGGTTCGCGGTCGATGAGGCCGAGGTGACCTTCTGGGGCACCTGTCCTGCCTGCCTCGCACACGACGAATGA
- a CDS encoding DUF5682 family protein: MKELTFLGVRHHSPACARLVERTIDALRPAHVLVEGPADFNPRMDELLLGHTPPVAIFSYRRGEHVSWTPFCDYSPEWVALTSGRAAGARVRFIDLPAWHPAFAERHDHGNRYADAERRYTEVTDRLCRAFGMDNVDTLWDHVVESRPESESTDLAERLDTYFDLVRGEAEAGECDTEREAYMAGWVRAAVREGDGPVLVVTGGFHRPALEALCAVDDGEHGWPAPPDVPEDAGSYLVPYSHRRLDAFAGYQAGMPSPGYYQRLWESGPAEAATGLIADVVTRLRAREQVVSTADLIAARTLADGLAALRGHPQPVRADVLDGLVSALVSDALDQPLPWSVRGTLQPGAHPVVVEMLAALTGDRVGVLHPETPAPPLLTAVTHELHVLGLDGERKLTLDLTRETERSRTLHRLRVLGVPGFRRDSGPSSGGDPVSVEKWTLEPSELRVPALVEASAHGPTLAEAAAAVLREQADGGALDIVATTLFDTVLCGLADLGAELGGTLAHAVTDARELGPLGEALAGAVGLYRHDRLLGAVGSPLLGEVVAAAAPRVLWLAESLRAGPAPAEPARLRAIAAVRDAVTHTPEVAGVQRDVAAEVGARIAEGTAPPDLRGAGLGLCWVLGAGVDAAAAVPRDPGTVGDWLAGLFAVAREEVLGNDELIGVLDDVVTGLSEDEFLVALPALRQAFGFFPPSERAAVADGLLHRRGLAGSGRSLLRLRADPAVVAEGVALEAAVDEVLRNAGLEEW; encoded by the coding sequence ATGAAGGAGTTGACGTTCCTGGGCGTGCGCCACCACAGCCCGGCGTGCGCGAGGCTGGTGGAACGCACGATCGACGCGCTGCGGCCCGCGCATGTGCTCGTCGAGGGACCGGCTGACTTCAACCCCCGCATGGACGAGTTGCTGCTGGGCCACACTCCACCGGTGGCGATCTTCAGCTACCGGCGTGGGGAACACGTGTCGTGGACTCCGTTCTGCGACTACTCCCCGGAGTGGGTGGCGCTGACCAGCGGTCGTGCGGCGGGCGCCCGGGTGCGGTTCATCGACCTGCCCGCCTGGCACCCCGCGTTCGCGGAGCGGCACGACCACGGTAACCGCTATGCCGACGCCGAACGCCGCTACACGGAGGTCACCGACCGGCTCTGCCGCGCGTTCGGCATGGACAACGTGGACACTCTGTGGGATCACGTGGTCGAGTCGCGGCCCGAGAGCGAATCCACAGACCTCGCCGAGCGCCTTGACACCTACTTCGACCTGGTGCGTGGGGAGGCCGAGGCGGGTGAGTGCGACACCGAGCGGGAAGCGTACATGGCCGGGTGGGTGCGGGCCGCCGTCCGCGAGGGCGACGGCCCGGTCCTGGTGGTGACCGGTGGTTTCCACCGTCCCGCACTGGAGGCACTGTGCGCGGTGGACGACGGTGAGCACGGTTGGCCGGCACCCCCGGACGTTCCCGAGGACGCGGGTAGCTACCTCGTGCCGTACTCCCACCGCCGCCTGGACGCCTTCGCGGGCTACCAGGCCGGAATGCCCTCGCCCGGTTACTACCAGCGCCTCTGGGAGTCCGGGCCGGCCGAGGCGGCGACCGGACTGATCGCCGATGTGGTGACCCGGCTGCGGGCACGCGAGCAGGTGGTGTCCACAGCGGACCTGATCGCCGCCCGAACCCTCGCCGACGGCCTGGCAGCCCTGCGCGGCCACCCGCAGCCTGTCCGCGCCGACGTGCTCGACGGGCTGGTGAGCGCCCTGGTGTCCGACGCGCTCGACCAGCCGCTGCCCTGGTCGGTACGCGGCACACTGCAACCGGGCGCGCATCCGGTGGTGGTGGAGATGCTGGCCGCGCTGACCGGAGACCGGGTCGGCGTCCTGCATCCGGAGACCCCGGCTCCGCCGCTGCTGACCGCGGTCACGCACGAGCTGCACGTTCTGGGGCTCGACGGGGAGCGGAAGCTGACGCTCGACCTGACCAGGGAGACCGAGCGCAGCCGTACCCTGCACCGGCTGCGTGTGCTCGGCGTTCCCGGGTTCCGTCGCGACAGCGGGCCGTCGTCCGGCGGTGACCCGGTGTCGGTGGAGAAGTGGACGCTGGAGCCCTCCGAGCTGCGGGTGCCCGCGCTCGTCGAGGCCTCCGCGCACGGCCCGACGCTTGCCGAGGCCGCCGCCGCGGTGCTGCGGGAACAGGCCGACGGAGGGGCGCTGGACATCGTCGCGACCACGCTGTTCGACACCGTGCTGTGCGGGTTGGCCGACCTGGGCGCCGAGCTGGGAGGGACACTGGCCCACGCGGTGACCGACGCCCGCGAGCTGGGGCCGCTGGGCGAGGCACTGGCCGGTGCCGTCGGCCTGTACCGGCACGACAGGCTGCTCGGGGCGGTGGGCAGCCCGCTGCTGGGCGAGGTCGTGGCCGCCGCGGCCCCTCGGGTGCTGTGGCTGGCGGAGAGCCTGCGGGCAGGCCCCGCCCCGGCGGAGCCTGCCAGGTTGCGGGCGATCGCGGCGGTGCGTGACGCGGTCACCCACACGCCCGAGGTCGCGGGCGTCCAGCGGGATGTCGCCGCCGAGGTGGGTGCCCGCATCGCCGAGGGAACCGCCCCTCCGGACCTGCGCGGAGCGGGCCTCGGACTGTGCTGGGTGCTCGGGGCGGGGGTCGACGCCGCTGCCGCGGTGCCACGTGATCCGGGGACCGTGGGCGACTGGCTGGCGGGACTGTTCGCCGTCGCACGCGAGGAGGTTCTCGGTAACGACGAGCTGATCGGTGTGCTCGACGACGTCGTGACCGGGCTGTCCGAGGACGAGTTCCTGGTGGCGCTGCCCGCGTTGCGGCAGGCGTTCGGGTTCTTCCCGCCGAGTGAGCGCGCCGCCGTCGCCGACGGGCTGCTTCACCGTCGGGGACTCGCCGGATCAGGTCGGTCGTTGCTGCGGCTGCGGGCCGATCCCGCGGTCGTCGCCGAGGGCGTGGCGCTGGAGGCGGCCGTGGACGAGGTGTTGCGCAACGCCGGGCTGGAGGAATGGTGA
- a CDS encoding GntR family transcriptional regulator gives MIEFHLDARSGLSPYQQLVQQVRHALRLGLLAEGDQLPKVKDVVASLAINPNTVLKAYRELEHEGLVAAKPGVGTFVTRTLVSASFAAHAALRQDLKRWLAKARRAGLDDESIEALFLTTFRSQAREDIA, from the coding sequence ATGATCGAGTTTCACCTGGACGCCAGGTCGGGCCTGTCCCCGTACCAGCAGCTCGTCCAGCAGGTGCGGCATGCGTTACGACTGGGCCTGCTCGCCGAGGGAGACCAGTTGCCGAAGGTCAAGGACGTGGTGGCGTCTTTGGCGATCAACCCCAACACGGTGCTCAAGGCCTATCGCGAGCTCGAACACGAGGGACTCGTCGCCGCCAAGCCCGGCGTCGGGACGTTCGTGACGCGAACGCTCGTGAGTGCCTCCTTCGCCGCCCACGCGGCGCTGCGCCAGGACCTGAAGCGGTGGCTCGCCAAGGCTCGCCGAGCGGGGCTGGACGACGAGAGCATCGAGGCGTTGTTCCTGACGACGTTCCGTTCGCAGGCCCGCGAGGACATCGCGTGA
- a CDS encoding ABC transporter ATP-binding protein: MSGLRTRALGLRYKSTWALSQCTLDIPPGCVTGLVGPNGAGKSTLLGLAAGMVTPTTGTIEVCGGVPGSGPDQLARVGYVAQSAPVYARLTVEEHLRLGARLNPKWDDALARERIRRIGLDPARQAGKLSGGQRAQLALTLGIAKRPELLLLDEPVAALDPLARREFLQDLMEAVAEHGLSVLMSSHDIGDLERICDHLVVLTNSTVRIVGDVEDLLATHCRLSGPRRDLDTLPDAQQVISASHTDRQTTVLVRTEAPVLDPVWTVGRLTLEDLVLAYLENPVIRPSLEVLR, translated from the coding sequence GTGAGCGGCCTGCGAACCCGTGCGCTCGGCCTGAGATACAAGAGCACATGGGCGTTGTCGCAGTGCACGCTCGACATTCCTCCCGGGTGCGTGACCGGGCTGGTCGGCCCCAACGGAGCCGGAAAGTCCACACTCCTCGGCCTTGCCGCCGGCATGGTGACGCCGACGACCGGCACCATCGAGGTCTGTGGTGGTGTGCCCGGAAGCGGACCGGACCAACTGGCGAGGGTCGGCTACGTCGCGCAGAGCGCCCCCGTCTACGCGAGGCTGACGGTCGAGGAGCACCTGCGGTTGGGTGCGAGGCTCAACCCGAAGTGGGACGACGCGCTCGCTCGGGAGCGGATCAGGCGTATCGGGCTCGACCCGGCGCGGCAGGCCGGCAAGCTCTCGGGCGGCCAACGTGCGCAGCTCGCGCTGACGCTCGGTATCGCGAAGCGTCCCGAGCTGCTGTTGCTGGACGAGCCTGTCGCGGCGCTCGACCCGCTCGCGCGGCGTGAGTTCCTGCAGGACCTCATGGAGGCCGTCGCCGAGCACGGTTTGTCCGTGCTGATGTCGTCACACGACATCGGCGACCTGGAACGGATCTGTGACCACCTCGTGGTGCTGACGAATTCGACGGTGCGGATCGTGGGTGACGTCGAGGACCTGCTCGCCACGCACTGCCGTCTCAGCGGTCCCCGCCGCGACCTCGACACCCTTCCCGATGCCCAGCAGGTCATCTCCGCGAGCCACACCGACCGGCAGACCACCGTGCTCGTGCGCACCGAGGCCCCGGTACTCGATCCGGTGTGGACCGTCGGGCGACTCACCCTGGAGGACCTGGTGCTCGCGTACCTGGAAAACCCGGTCATCCGGCCCTCCCTGGAGGTGCTGCGATGA
- a CDS encoding VWA domain-containing protein — protein MVISDLERWRLILGEPASGMVPLDAENAGRDAALAWLYGRDEELERRGIRRGGGGASTLTTVDWLDDVHRLFPRRTIERLERDAVERYDIQEVVTDPDVLERVEPNPALLRAVLRTKHLMNPRVLALARRIVAQVVQELLAKLTTEVRRSLTGTRRPTPSNFRLARNFDFQGTIKANLAHYQPDSKRLLVERVRFTSRTERHTEPWQLVLLVDQSGSMAGSVIHSAVTAACLWGVPGLRTHLVAFDTDVVDLTADVTDPVELLMKVQLGGGTDIARAARYGADLIDSPRRAVVAIVSDFYEGGNEFTLVRTVQGLVEQGTHVLCLAALDPDARPDYDRVLAQRLADAGAHVGAMTPGELASFVAERIGR, from the coding sequence ATGGTGATCTCGGACCTGGAGCGCTGGCGTCTCATCCTGGGCGAGCCCGCGAGCGGCATGGTGCCGCTGGACGCGGAGAACGCCGGACGGGACGCCGCTCTGGCCTGGTTGTACGGGCGGGACGAGGAGTTGGAGCGGCGCGGCATCCGCCGGGGAGGCGGCGGCGCGTCCACCTTGACCACCGTGGACTGGCTGGACGACGTGCACCGGCTGTTTCCCCGGCGCACCATCGAACGGTTGGAACGTGACGCCGTCGAGCGTTACGACATCCAGGAGGTCGTCACCGACCCGGACGTGCTGGAACGCGTGGAACCGAATCCCGCTCTGCTGCGTGCGGTGCTGCGCACCAAGCACCTCATGAACCCGCGCGTGCTCGCCCTGGCTCGCCGGATCGTCGCGCAGGTCGTCCAGGAGCTGCTGGCGAAGTTGACCACCGAAGTCCGGCGCAGCCTGACCGGGACGCGCAGGCCCACACCGTCGAACTTCCGACTGGCCCGCAACTTCGACTTCCAGGGCACCATCAAGGCCAACCTGGCCCACTACCAGCCCGACAGCAAGCGACTGCTCGTCGAACGGGTCCGGTTCACCTCCCGCACCGAACGGCACACCGAGCCCTGGCAACTCGTCCTGCTGGTCGACCAGTCGGGGTCGATGGCAGGCTCCGTCATCCACTCCGCGGTCACCGCCGCATGTCTGTGGGGTGTCCCCGGGCTGCGCACGCATCTCGTCGCCTTCGACACCGACGTCGTCGATCTGACCGCCGACGTCACCGATCCCGTGGAACTACTGATGAAAGTGCAGCTCGGCGGCGGCACCGACATCGCCCGCGCCGCCCGTTACGGAGCCGACCTGATCGACTCGCCCCGTCGCGCCGTGGTCGCGATCGTCTCCGACTTCTACGAAGGCGGCAACGAGTTCACCCTCGTGCGTACCGTCCAGGGGCTGGTCGAGCAGGGCACTCACGTCCTGTGCCTGGCCGCGTTGGACCCCGACGCCAGACCCGACTACGACCGTGTCCTGGCCCAGCGCCTGGCCGACGCCGGTGCGCACGTCGGGGCCATGACGCCGGGCGAACTCGCCTCCTTCGTCGCGGAACGGATCGGCCGATGA
- a CDS encoding DUF4232 domain-containing protein: MREDVAVKRWGFVLSSLLVTSACTAVPELPAPPSSPEPTVATACPESGVRVAAGPSEAATGLRVLGLRLTNCGERPYDLDGYPLLRVLDTDGEPLKVEVARGSAGIATVEGFDAPPEPLTLWPGETAETQLMWRNTVTGNGAPQVGESLSIAPAEGRPWQPVEAGGQYPDGLHIDVGSTGTLGVRAWHR; encoded by the coding sequence ATGCGAGAGGATGTGGCGGTGAAGCGCTGGGGATTCGTGTTGTCGAGCCTGCTCGTCACCTCTGCCTGTACCGCCGTGCCGGAACTGCCTGCTCCGCCGTCGTCACCTGAGCCGACGGTGGCGACCGCATGCCCGGAAAGCGGTGTCCGGGTCGCGGCCGGGCCCTCGGAAGCGGCCACGGGCCTGCGTGTCCTGGGACTTCGCCTCACCAACTGTGGCGAGCGTCCGTACGACCTCGACGGGTATCCGCTGCTGCGTGTGCTGGACACCGACGGCGAGCCGTTGAAGGTCGAGGTCGCGCGGGGGTCGGCCGGTATCGCGACGGTCGAGGGTTTCGACGCCCCGCCCGAGCCTCTGACACTGTGGCCCGGTGAGACGGCCGAGACGCAGCTGATGTGGCGCAACACGGTCACCGGCAACGGTGCGCCGCAGGTCGGTGAATCCCTGTCGATCGCCCCGGCGGAGGGGCGGCCGTGGCAGCCGGTGGAAGCCGGAGGCCAGTACCCGGACGGTCTGCACATCGACGTCGGCAGCACGGGCACCCTCGGTGTGCGGGCGTGGCACCGGTAG
- a CDS encoding amino acid permease encodes MPGNGIWRTKSVEQSIADTDEPDTRLRRNLGAWDLMVFGVAVMIGAGIFTLTARTAGDISGPSVALAFVFAGIACALAALCYAEFASTVPVAGSAYTFSYATFGEFLAWIIGWDLVLEFSVAAAAVAKGWSVYLQEVLVVLFGEGVATTVEIGGIGVDWGSLLLVIILATLLTLGTKLSSRFSIVITALKVVIILFVIFMGIAYISPDNYTPFIPPAAEGGEAGTGVEQSLFSVLAGGSGSVYGAFGLLAGASLVFFAFIGFDVVATTAEETRNPQRNVPRGILGSLAVVTILYVATSLVVAGMVPYEQLATDADPEGRKTLATAFSFHGVDWAANIISIGALAGLTTVVMVLLLGQQRVLFAMSRDGLLPRKLAKTGSRGTPVRVNILVGVVVAVAATFFDAGKLEEMVNVGTLFAFILVSAGVLVLRKKRPDLKRGFRVPWVPLVPILAIAACLWLMLNLTVLTWLRFLVWMALGVIVYFAYSKRHSLLGKQEQKKPQAGASRD; translated from the coding sequence GTGCCCGGCAACGGTATCTGGCGGACCAAATCCGTCGAGCAATCCATCGCGGACACCGACGAGCCAGATACCCGGCTACGACGGAACCTCGGTGCCTGGGACCTGATGGTCTTCGGCGTCGCCGTGATGATCGGTGCCGGTATCTTCACGCTCACCGCGCGCACCGCGGGCGACATTTCCGGCCCCTCGGTGGCGCTGGCGTTCGTCTTCGCCGGCATCGCGTGCGCGCTCGCCGCGCTGTGCTACGCCGAGTTCGCGTCCACGGTGCCTGTCGCCGGTAGTGCCTACACCTTCTCCTACGCCACGTTCGGCGAGTTCCTCGCCTGGATCATCGGGTGGGACCTCGTCCTGGAGTTCTCGGTGGCCGCGGCCGCGGTGGCCAAGGGCTGGTCGGTCTACCTGCAGGAAGTGCTGGTGGTGCTCTTCGGTGAGGGTGTCGCCACCACCGTGGAGATCGGTGGGATCGGTGTCGACTGGGGATCGCTGCTGCTGGTCATCATCCTGGCCACCCTGTTGACCCTCGGCACCAAGCTGTCGTCGAGGTTCAGCATCGTGATCACGGCGCTGAAGGTTGTGATCATCCTGTTCGTGATCTTCATGGGCATCGCCTACATCAGCCCGGACAACTACACGCCGTTCATCCCGCCCGCCGCCGAGGGCGGCGAGGCCGGCACCGGTGTGGAGCAGTCGCTGTTCTCCGTGCTCGCCGGTGGTTCCGGCAGCGTCTACGGTGCGTTCGGCCTCCTGGCCGGTGCCTCGCTGGTGTTCTTCGCGTTCATCGGGTTCGACGTCGTGGCCACCACCGCCGAGGAGACCCGAAACCCGCAGCGCAACGTGCCGCGCGGCATCCTCGGCTCGCTGGCGGTCGTCACCATCCTCTACGTGGCCACCTCGCTCGTGGTCGCCGGCATGGTGCCCTACGAGCAGTTGGCCACGGACGCCGATCCGGAGGGCCGTAAGACACTGGCGACGGCGTTCTCCTTCCACGGCGTCGACTGGGCGGCGAACATCATCTCCATCGGCGCGCTCGCCGGCCTCACCACGGTGGTCATGGTGCTGCTGCTCGGTCAGCAGCGCGTGCTGTTCGCGATGTCGCGTGACGGGCTTCTCCCGCGCAAGCTCGCCAAGACCGGATCGCGCGGCACCCCGGTTCGTGTGAACATCCTCGTCGGCGTCGTGGTGGCCGTGGCCGCCACCTTCTTCGACGCGGGCAAACTCGAGGAAATGGTCAACGTCGGCACGCTGTTCGCCTTCATCCTGGTGTCGGCGGGTGTGCTGGTGTTGCGCAAGAAGCGCCCCGACCTCAAGCGTGGCTTCCGCGTTCCGTGGGTTCCGCTCGTGCCGATCCTGGCGATCGCAGCCTGCCTCTGGCTGATGCTGAACCTCACCGTGCTGACGTGGCTGCGGTTCCTGGTGTGGATGGCGCTCGGTGTGATCGTGTACTTCGCCTACAGCAAGCGGCACTCGCTGCTCGGGAAGCAGGAACAGAAGAAACCGCAGGCAGGCGCGAGCAGGGACTGA
- a CDS encoding beta/alpha barrel domain-containing protein: protein MDRSLDQLRRRLLIQCRPSQADTAAEIADAHDGGLVLTGAEPEAIVRRLRRRGFGGPILCDADRYSGKRRVSAGRGIRPAWCRRQHDLGLIAVTDSGYLATGNWPGLRTILRAASKQRGPVIAMLPLAARWFFKRPVVEAMARELNAYGVPVAVALEHAGDPFGTQYVVRHFLHLLRTTTVPVLLLRSDVSAIGALCHGAHAAAIGTTSALRHFHPVTPHGRPRPPGVSVFIRHLLSHHRLDTCETVFADTPDTSQFWLCDCVVCDGATPARLRAAGDPATVALRHSLHSQFLLHHELFHRPRTHEQLASAWHENCSHALFLHHQVAEHVDHWRTPLNVRSWYAVTDDPLQRATIPRQPTDRALPSPQPSE from the coding sequence ATGGACCGCTCACTGGATCAGCTCAGGCGACGGCTGCTCATCCAGTGCCGCCCGTCGCAGGCGGACACAGCCGCCGAGATCGCCGACGCTCACGACGGTGGTCTGGTCCTCACGGGGGCCGAGCCGGAGGCCATCGTCCGCAGGCTCCGCCGCAGGGGATTCGGCGGCCCGATCCTCTGCGACGCCGACCGGTATTCGGGGAAACGCCGGGTGAGCGCAGGACGTGGGATTCGCCCCGCATGGTGCCGGCGGCAACACGATCTCGGCCTGATCGCAGTCACCGACTCCGGCTATCTCGCCACGGGGAACTGGCCGGGCCTCCGCACGATCCTGCGCGCCGCGTCGAAACAGCGGGGCCCGGTCATCGCCATGTTGCCTCTGGCCGCACGCTGGTTCTTCAAACGCCCGGTGGTCGAGGCCATGGCACGGGAACTCAACGCCTACGGCGTGCCCGTCGCGGTGGCCCTCGAACATGCCGGAGACCCGTTCGGGACTCAGTACGTGGTACGCCACTTCCTCCACCTGCTCCGGACGACCACCGTGCCGGTGCTCCTGCTACGCAGCGACGTCTCCGCCATCGGCGCCCTGTGCCACGGCGCCCACGCCGCCGCGATCGGCACCACGAGCGCGCTCCGCCACTTCCATCCCGTGACACCGCACGGCAGACCTCGCCCGCCGGGAGTCTCCGTCTTCATCCGGCACCTGCTCAGCCATCACCGGCTCGACACGTGCGAAACCGTGTTCGCCGACACGCCGGACACCAGTCAGTTCTGGCTCTGCGACTGTGTCGTCTGCGACGGAGCCACACCCGCCCGGCTTCGCGCGGCCGGCGACCCCGCCACCGTGGCGTTGCGCCATTCCCTACATTCCCAGTTTCTCCTGCACCACGAACTCTTCCACCGACCGCGCACCCACGAGCAGTTGGCCAGCGCCTGGCACGAGAACTGCAGCCACGCGCTGTTCCTCCATCACCAGGTCGCCGAACACGTCGACCACTGGCGCACACCCCTCAACGTGAGAAGCTGGTACGCCGTCACCGACGATCCCCTGCAGCGCGCCACCATTCCTCGGCAGCCCACGGACCGGGCACTCCCCTCGCCACAACCGTCCGAATGA